A DNA window from Nitrospirota bacterium contains the following coding sequences:
- a CDS encoding ATPase, translated as MENVLGKRMIDEGLVTEEQLEKALDRQKSKGGRLGESLVALGLIKEDKLATFFKNIPREPKNLEETGLDPGFISDLTMKHIYFMGSFTLKDLVDAIKLPTLIMDQTVQSLRKDKMCEVKGGTGYEATTYQFSITELGRKRAQEALALCNYIGAAPVILADYTKQMEYQSVKSVLVNEGVIQKAFSHLVISGTLIDQLGPAVNSGKSIFLYGPPGNGKTAIAEAIGSLLPGDVCIPHAVIVDRQVIKVFDPVNHKPVMEEIHGDARWVRCKRPIIMVGGELTLKMLDLDFDEVFKFYEAPLQMKANGGIFIIDDFGRQMVRPIDLLNRWIVPLERGTDFLTLHTGKKFEVPFDEIIIFSTNIEPKQLVDEAFLRRIRYKIMIDHPPVEEYRQIFQRVAEHKGLELRKDVLDYLLKEHYEKTGVKLNACHPRDIIDQIIDIARYRETPPVMTKEIIDGAWANYFVEL; from the coding sequence ATGGAAAATGTACTGGGTAAGAGAATGATCGATGAAGGGCTTGTTACCGAGGAGCAGCTTGAAAAAGCGCTGGACAGACAAAAAAGCAAAGGAGGAAGACTCGGTGAGAGCCTCGTTGCCCTCGGCTTGATAAAGGAGGACAAGCTCGCCACCTTTTTTAAGAATATCCCCCGTGAACCCAAAAATCTTGAGGAAACAGGCCTTGATCCCGGATTCATATCCGACCTGACCATGAAGCACATATACTTCATGGGAAGTTTTACGCTGAAAGACCTGGTTGATGCGATCAAACTGCCGACCTTGATCATGGACCAGACGGTCCAGTCCCTGAGAAAGGACAAGATGTGCGAAGTAAAGGGAGGGACCGGTTACGAGGCCACTACGTATCAATTCTCCATAACCGAGCTGGGAAGAAAAAGGGCACAGGAAGCGCTCGCTCTCTGCAATTACATTGGCGCGGCCCCTGTCATCCTTGCTGATTATACCAAACAGATGGAGTATCAGTCGGTGAAAAGCGTACTCGTGAACGAAGGGGTCATACAAAAGGCATTTTCCCACCTTGTCATCAGCGGTACCCTCATTGACCAGCTTGGCCCGGCGGTGAACTCGGGCAAATCCATTTTTTTATACGGTCCCCCGGGAAACGGAAAGACCGCAATAGCAGAGGCAATCGGCTCCCTGCTGCCCGGTGATGTCTGCATCCCCCATGCAGTGATCGTTGATCGTCAGGTGATAAAGGTCTTTGATCCTGTTAATCACAAACCGGTCATGGAAGAGATCCATGGGGATGCCAGATGGGTCCGGTGCAAACGGCCGATCATCATGGTGGGAGGGGAACTTACCCTCAAGATGCTGGACCTGGATTTTGACGAGGTGTTCAAATTCTATGAGGCCCCTCTTCAGATGAAGGCAAATGGGGGTATTTTTATCATTGACGACTTCGGTCGGCAGATGGTGAGGCCCATAGACCTCCTGAACCGATGGATCGTTCCCCTGGAGAGAGGAACGGATTTCCTCACCCTGCATACGGGCAAGAAGTTTGAGGTCCCGTTCGACGAGATCATCATATTTTCGACCAACATAGAGCCCAAGCAACTGGTGGATGAGGCCTTTCTGAGGAGGATCAGATACAAGATCATGATCGACCATCCGCCGGTGGAAGAGTATCGCCAGATATTCCAAAGGGTGGCCGAACATAAAGGGCTGGAACTCAGGAAAGATGTACTTGACTACCTGCTGAAGGAACACTATGAAAAGACAGGCGTCAAGTTGAATGCCTGCCACCCGAGGGATATCATCGATCAGATAATCGACATCGCCCGATACCGGGAGACCCCCCCGGTCATGACCAAAGAGATCATCGACGGGGCATGGGCGAATTATTTTGTAGAGCTTTAG
- a CDS encoding NADH-quinone oxidoreductase subunit B, giving the protein MGMIQNVFEEGYISTTIDGFLNYCRSCSIWPMSFGLACCAIEMIQYYAAPQHDFDRFGTVPRPSPRQSDLLLVAGTLTKKMAPVVRRVYDQMPEPRYVIAMGSCAASGGIFNTYSVVQGVDNIIPVDVYIPGCPPRPEALMNGIIKLQEKIRKEHYIRK; this is encoded by the coding sequence ATGGGAATGATCCAGAATGTATTTGAAGAAGGATATATCTCGACGACCATCGACGGGTTCTTGAACTATTGCCGGTCGTGCTCCATCTGGCCCATGTCATTCGGGCTCGCATGCTGCGCCATTGAGATGATCCAGTATTATGCCGCGCCTCAGCATGATTTCGATCGCTTCGGCACGGTACCGCGCCCGTCGCCGCGACAGTCGGACCTGCTCCTGGTGGCCGGGACGCTTACAAAAAAGATGGCCCCGGTCGTACGGCGCGTATACGATCAGATGCCCGAACCGCGGTATGTCATCGCCATGGGAAGCTGCGCCGCTTCCGGCGGCATTTTCAATACCTACAGCGTGGTACAGGGTGTGGACAATATCATTCCGGTGGATGTGTACATCCCTGGTTGCCCGCCGCGGCCCGAGGCACTGATGAACGGGATCATCAAGCTGCAGGAAAAGATCAGAAAAGAGCACTACATTCGAAAATAG
- a CDS encoding CBS domain-containing protein, protein MTQQGKEQGSQDRVTKTQEMVYEITVGEVMATKVFTVRPEQTMSELRLIMRDNRISGTPVVEHGKLVGMVSIEDLINALNDNELNAPIRSKMTTNVDCLYMDEPLVHCIAKFSRYGHTRYPVVDRKGLLVGIITKGNIVEGLLRKLEIEYARTETKVNEARQRPTMRQFFEDVTADEISFSFKYYIAGQTLKDAGKAASELKHALKKLGVCPPILRRIGVATYEAEINLASYTKGGEIYAQVEKWGVIVEAIDSGPGIPDVELAMKPGYSTASDWVRELGFGAGMGLVNIQKCADEMDLKSTVPGGTHLTMRFYYTS, encoded by the coding sequence ATGACACAGCAGGGTAAAGAGCAGGGGTCCCAGGACCGGGTTACCAAGACCCAGGAGATGGTCTACGAGATCACCGTGGGCGAGGTCATGGCCACCAAGGTGTTTACCGTGCGGCCGGAACAGACCATGTCGGAGCTCAGGCTCATCATGCGGGACAACCGGATTTCCGGCACACCGGTGGTCGAGCACGGGAAGCTGGTGGGCATGGTCAGCATCGAAGACCTGATCAACGCCTTGAATGACAACGAGCTCAACGCCCCCATCCGGTCGAAGATGACGACCAATGTGGACTGCCTGTACATGGACGAGCCCCTGGTACACTGTATTGCCAAGTTTTCCCGGTACGGTCATACGCGGTATCCGGTTGTGGACCGAAAGGGGCTTCTGGTCGGCATCATCACCAAAGGGAACATCGTCGAAGGACTGCTCAGGAAGCTTGAGATCGAATACGCGCGGACCGAGACGAAGGTAAACGAAGCGCGTCAGCGGCCCACGATGCGGCAATTCTTTGAGGATGTCACTGCCGATGAGATCAGTTTCAGCTTCAAGTACTATATTGCCGGCCAGACCCTGAAGGATGCGGGCAAGGCGGCGAGCGAACTCAAGCACGCGCTCAAAAAACTGGGAGTCTGTCCGCCGATCCTCAGGCGGATCGGGGTCGCCACCTACGAGGCGGAGATCAATCTCGCCTCGTACACCAAGGGCGGCGAGATCTACGCTCAGGTGGAGAAGTGGGGGGTCATCGTCGAGGCGATCGACAGCGGCCCGGGGATCCCCGATGTCGAGCTCGCGATGAAGCCCGGATATTCCACAGCGTCCGACTGGGTGAGGGAACTCGGTTTTGGCGCGGGCATGGGTCTGGTTAATATCCAGAAATGCGCCGACGAGATGGACCTGAAATCAACCGTGCCCGGCGGAACACACCTGACCATGCGGTTCTACTATACGAGTTGA
- a CDS encoding glycosyltransferase family 2 protein, giving the protein MKPGTDEGLRETKLSIVIPAYNEALRIGKTLDSIRDYMKVCGYSHEIIVVDDGSSDDTAMVVRKAAEKHPAIVLLQNGMNRGKGYSVKQGVLFSRGRFVLMSDADLSTPIAELGKLFKELEEGNDIAIGSRSVSGSMVLKRQKWFRQLMGKTFNKLVQAIAVFGIRDTQCGFKLFTADAARSVFSLQRIERFAFDVEALYLARKMDFGIREVPVIWVNSPDSRVSIFRDSLQMLRDLFRIRFYHYRPERGKS; this is encoded by the coding sequence ATGAAGCCCGGGACGGACGAAGGCCTTAGGGAAACCAAACTTTCTATAGTCATACCCGCATACAATGAAGCGCTGCGTATCGGTAAAACACTGGATAGTATCCGTGATTATATGAAGGTATGCGGATATTCCCATGAGATCATCGTGGTGGATGACGGCAGCAGCGACGATACGGCAATGGTGGTAAGAAAAGCCGCGGAGAAGCATCCCGCCATTGTCCTTCTCCAGAATGGCATGAATAGGGGGAAGGGGTATTCCGTTAAACAAGGGGTCCTTTTTTCCCGGGGACGCTTCGTACTGATGTCGGACGCCGATCTCTCCACTCCCATTGCAGAGCTCGGGAAATTATTCAAAGAGCTGGAAGAGGGAAATGATATTGCCATCGGTTCACGGTCTGTTTCAGGATCGATGGTTCTCAAAAGACAGAAGTGGTTTCGGCAGCTCATGGGAAAGACCTTCAATAAGCTCGTTCAGGCAATTGCCGTGTTTGGGATCCGTGATACCCAGTGCGGCTTCAAACTGTTCACCGCGGACGCGGCAAGGAGCGTGTTCTCCCTGCAAAGGATCGAGCGGTTCGCCTTTGATGTAGAGGCACTTTATCTTGCACGGAAGATGGATTTCGGGATCAGGGAGGTGCCGGTCATATGGGTGAATTCCCCCGACTCAAGGGTCAGCATCTTCAGGGATTCCCTTCAGATGCTCCGGGACCTTTTCAGAATACGATTTTATCATTACCGGCCGGAACGAGGAAAGTCTTAA
- a CDS encoding ATP-binding protein — protein MEDISLHILDIAENSVRADAKTIEIIIVRDTAHDLLRIEVNDDGRGMDAETLAKVRDPFFTTKHKKTGLGIPLLSQAAEQAGGMVTVDSAPGKGTKVSGTFRWSHVDRPAIGSMADTVLTLIAGHPDLDILYEVREGGRVFRLDTRQIRNDLGEVPMNTPAALVAIRGMFEEQIKFE, from the coding sequence GTGGAAGACATCTCCCTGCATATCCTCGATATAGCCGAGAATTCGGTCCGCGCCGATGCAAAGACAATTGAGATCATCATCGTTCGCGATACCGCGCACGACCTCCTCCGCATCGAGGTCAACGATGACGGCAGGGGAATGGATGCCGAAACGCTGGCGAAGGTCCGGGACCCTTTCTTCACCACCAAACACAAAAAGACGGGACTGGGGATCCCGCTCCTGTCCCAGGCGGCGGAGCAGGCCGGCGGAATGGTGACGGTGGACTCAGCTCCGGGCAAGGGAACGAAGGTTTCCGGTACGTTTCGCTGGAGCCATGTGGACCGGCCAGCGATCGGCAGCATGGCCGATACCGTGCTCACCCTGATCGCAGGCCACCCCGATCTTGATATCCTCTATGAAGTGCGGGAGGGCGGCCGGGTCTTCCGGCTCGATACGCGTCAGATCAGGAACGACCTTGGAGAGGTGCCGATGAATACTCCGGCGGCCCTTGTTGCGATCAGGGGCATGTTTGAAGAACAGATCAAATTTGAGTAA
- a CDS encoding DRTGG domain-containing protein codes for MNLNDLVKEFGLEVKTASDQLDREVKSGYVSDLLSDVLAHADEGTLWVTLHIHQNIVAVALHKDLAGIILVQSRQPEKDTIVKAEEENIPILVSSLSAFELVGRLYKAGIRGAEAH; via the coding sequence ATGAACCTGAATGACCTTGTAAAAGAATTCGGTCTTGAAGTAAAGACCGCTTCCGATCAGCTTGACCGTGAGGTGAAGAGCGGATACGTGAGCGACCTCCTGTCGGATGTCCTTGCCCACGCGGATGAAGGGACACTCTGGGTCACGCTTCACATCCACCAGAACATCGTGGCCGTGGCATTGCACAAGGACCTTGCGGGTATCATTCTGGTGCAGAGCAGGCAGCCGGAAAAGGACACCATCGTCAAGGCCGAGGAAGAGAATATTCCGATATTGGTGAGCAGCCTTTCAGCATTCGAGCTGGTCGGAAGATTATACAAGGCGGGGATCCGTGGCGCTGAGGCGCATTAA
- a CDS encoding NAD(P)H-dependent oxidoreductase subunit E: protein MYLKIDGIVARYKGKPGSLIPVLQQAQDVCGYLPHAVQRYVARGLDMSPSVVFGVATFYSFFTLVPRGKHVIRVCLGTACYVKRSEEILDKIKDELDIEVGEVTRDKKYSLEAVRCLGACGLAPVVVIGQDTYGDVAATKVMEIVNKYE, encoded by the coding sequence ATGTACCTGAAGATCGACGGGATCGTCGCGCGGTACAAGGGCAAGCCCGGTTCGCTTATCCCCGTGCTCCAGCAGGCACAGGACGTATGCGGCTATCTGCCGCACGCGGTGCAGCGATACGTAGCCAGGGGGCTCGACATGTCGCCGAGCGTGGTCTTCGGCGTCGCAACCTTTTACTCTTTTTTCACGCTCGTGCCGCGCGGCAAGCACGTGATCCGGGTCTGTCTCGGCACTGCCTGCTATGTGAAGCGGAGCGAGGAGATTCTCGATAAGATCAAGGATGAGCTGGACATCGAGGTTGGAGAAGTGACGAGGGACAAGAAGTATTCCCTTGAGGCCGTGAGGTGCCTCGGCGCGTGTGGTCTTGCGCCGGTGGTCGTTATCGGCCAGGACACCTACGGTGACGTTGCCGCCACGAAGGTGATGGAAATCGTTAATAAGTACGAGTAG
- a CDS encoding PHP domain-containing protein — MALRRIKADLHVHTCLSPCSGLDMSPLGIVHEALRKGLDLIGICDHNSAENVLAVKKAGRQAGLMVLGGMEVASSEEAHLLVFFDRDDDLLRFQEFIYRHLHGRNDEHAFGRQVIADDEDGVTGFCDRLLIGATSLPASDIVEAARAAHGDSLVIAAHVDRESFSMIGQLGFIPPQLALDAVEISQHMTVAQAADRFPDCRKYPVITGSDAHGPEDIGKRFTCFTIEDGTVAEIKKALAGKDGRKAAC, encoded by the coding sequence GTGGCGCTGAGGCGCATTAAGGCCGACCTGCACGTGCATACGTGTCTGTCTCCCTGCTCCGGACTGGACATGTCGCCCCTGGGGATCGTTCACGAGGCCCTTCGAAAAGGGCTCGACCTCATCGGCATCTGTGATCATAATTCCGCCGAGAACGTCCTGGCCGTCAAGAAGGCGGGCAGGCAGGCCGGGTTGATGGTGCTCGGCGGGATGGAGGTCGCTTCATCGGAAGAAGCGCACCTCCTGGTATTCTTTGACCGGGACGACGACCTGCTCCGGTTCCAGGAGTTCATCTACCGGCATCTGCACGGCAGGAATGATGAGCATGCCTTCGGCCGGCAGGTGATCGCGGATGATGAAGACGGGGTGACCGGTTTCTGCGACCGGCTTTTGATCGGGGCGACCTCGCTGCCGGCCTCGGATATCGTTGAAGCGGCGCGCGCGGCGCACGGTGACAGCCTGGTGATCGCGGCGCATGTGGACCGGGAGTCGTTCAGCATGATAGGACAGCTCGGGTTTATTCCGCCTCAGCTTGCCCTTGATGCTGTCGAGATCTCGCAGCACATGACCGTGGCCCAGGCAGCAGACCGCTTCCCCGATTGCAGGAAGTATCCGGTCATCACCGGTTCGGACGCTCACGGTCCTGAAGACATCGGAAAGCGGTTTACGTGCTTCACGATCGAAGACGGGACCGTGGCCGAGATCAAAAAAGCGTTGGCGGGAAAAGACGGCAGGAAGGCAGCGTGTTGA
- a CDS encoding NADH-quinone oxidoreductase subunit A: MSPGTYLPEHFLPVVVFLLLGAAVGIGMLVVGWILRPRNPYPEKLLTYESGITPFMDAHQKFSIRYYIIAMLFLIFDIEAVFLYPWAVAYNHIGLYGFVEMVFFIAILLVGYFYAWKKGALEWE; the protein is encoded by the coding sequence ATGAGCCCCGGCACCTATCTTCCGGAACACTTTCTACCCGTGGTTGTTTTTTTGCTGCTCGGCGCCGCCGTCGGCATAGGGATGCTTGTCGTCGGCTGGATACTCCGGCCCCGGAATCCTTATCCCGAAAAGTTGCTGACGTACGAGTCCGGCATCACCCCCTTCATGGACGCCCACCAGAAATTCTCGATTCGCTATTACATCATCGCCATGCTGTTCCTCATATTCGACATCGAGGCCGTCTTTCTCTATCCCTGGGCCGTGGCCTATAACCACATCGGCCTGTACGGTTTTGTGGAAATGGTGTTCTTCATTGCCATCCTCCTCGTCGGGTATTTCTATGCCTGGAAAAAGGGGGCCCTCGAATGGGAATGA
- the nuoD gene encoding NADH dehydrogenase (quinone) subunit D, producing the protein MSAAETKERVQKEITLNMGPQHPSTHGVLRLVLDLQGETIVSIDPQIGYLHRGIEKWMESKTYHQVIPMTDRLDYISCMCNNLGYVTAVEKLAEIVVPERAQFLRTLTAELTRISSHLIWLGTSAVDIGAMTVLLYAARERELILDLLEMATGARLTVSYARIGGVRNDVPRDFLDKCREFTELFPKRLEEYDTLIRENRIWLKRTKGIGVMTAGEAIQYGLTGASLRGSGVNYDLRKVEPYAAYDKVDFDIPLGKNGDVYDRYVVRLGELRQSNRIIKQCLDMMQPGPVVTDDPRYAIPDKMKVMQDMQTLAHQFVLMSKWVPMPKGEVYVATEGPKGELGFYIVSDGSGRPYRIKIRAPSYVNLSALSKMVTGHMMADVVACIGTIDIVLGECDR; encoded by the coding sequence ATGTCCGCTGCCGAGACAAAAGAAAGAGTACAAAAAGAAATAACGCTCAACATGGGTCCGCAGCACCCCAGCACGCACGGGGTGCTCCGTCTGGTATTGGACCTCCAGGGCGAGACCATTGTCAGCATCGATCCGCAGATCGGTTACCTCCATCGGGGGATCGAGAAGTGGATGGAGAGCAAGACCTACCACCAGGTCATTCCGATGACCGACCGGCTGGACTACATCTCATGCATGTGCAACAACCTCGGATATGTGACCGCGGTCGAAAAACTGGCTGAGATCGTTGTACCCGAACGGGCGCAGTTCCTCCGGACGCTTACCGCGGAGCTTACCCGCATCAGTTCACATCTCATCTGGCTCGGCACCAGCGCGGTGGACATCGGCGCCATGACGGTCCTGTTGTACGCGGCGAGAGAACGGGAGCTTATCCTCGATCTCCTCGAAATGGCGACCGGCGCGAGACTGACCGTGAGCTATGCGCGCATCGGCGGGGTGCGGAATGACGTCCCCCGTGACTTCCTTGATAAATGCCGTGAGTTCACCGAGCTCTTCCCCAAGAGGCTCGAGGAGTACGATACCCTGATCCGGGAAAACCGTATCTGGCTCAAACGCACCAAAGGCATCGGCGTAATGACCGCCGGAGAAGCGATACAGTACGGGCTTACCGGGGCCTCACTGAGAGGATCGGGCGTCAACTATGATCTGCGCAAGGTCGAGCCGTACGCTGCCTACGATAAGGTGGATTTTGATATCCCCCTGGGGAAGAACGGCGACGTGTACGACCGGTACGTCGTGCGTCTCGGCGAACTCCGCCAGAGCAACCGCATTATCAAACAATGCCTTGATATGATGCAGCCCGGACCGGTCGTGACCGATGACCCGCGCTACGCCATTCCCGATAAGATGAAGGTCATGCAGGACATGCAAACGCTGGCCCATCAGTTCGTGCTGATGAGCAAATGGGTCCCCATGCCCAAGGGCGAGGTGTACGTGGCCACGGAAGGCCCGAAGGGCGAGCTTGGCTTCTATATTGTAAGCGACGGGAGCGGCAGACCGTATCGGATCAAGATCCGCGCCCCCTCGTATGTGAACCTGAGCGCCCTTTCGAAGATGGTGACCGGCCATATGATGGCGGATGTTGTCGCCTGTATCGGGACGATCGATATTGTGCTCGGCGAGTGCGACCGATAG
- a CDS encoding NADH-quinone oxidoreductase subunit C, with the protein MDPLQIAKIIEEKFAGQVLGTTTHAGQVGVSLKKDMIRDICLFLRDETAIHMDHLADLTAVDYSRYPGDTGPRFEVVYTMISIVHRHRIRLKVRVPEEDPRVDSVTPVWQTANWHERETYDLMGIKFDGHPDLRRILMPEDWEGHPLRKEYPLKGY; encoded by the coding sequence ATGGATCCCTTACAGATCGCCAAAATCATAGAAGAAAAATTTGCGGGCCAGGTGCTCGGCACGACAACCCATGCAGGGCAGGTGGGCGTGTCGCTCAAGAAGGACATGATCAGGGACATTTGCCTCTTCCTGCGCGACGAGACCGCGATACACATGGACCACCTTGCAGATCTCACGGCAGTCGATTATTCCCGGTATCCGGGAGATACCGGTCCGCGGTTCGAGGTCGTGTATACGATGATATCGATCGTACACCGCCATCGCATACGATTAAAGGTAAGAGTGCCGGAAGAAGACCCGCGGGTGGACTCGGTCACCCCGGTTTGGCAAACGGCGAACTGGCATGAGCGCGAGACCTACGACCTCATGGGGATCAAGTTCGATGGACATCCTGATCTTCGCAGGATACTTATGCCCGAGGACTGGGAAGGGCACCCGCTGAGGAAAGAATATCCGCTGAAAGGTTATTAA